A DNA window from Camelina sativa cultivar DH55 chromosome 17, Cs, whole genome shotgun sequence contains the following coding sequences:
- the LOC104754905 gene encoding neutral ceramidase, whose amino-acid sequence MRNFTMMMELSLIRLWSTCLLFLLTSGVVYSNSEYLIGLGSYDITGPAADVNMMGYANMEQVASGIHFRLRARTFIVSEPQGNRVVFVNLDACMASQIVKLKVIERLKARYGDLYTEKNVGISGIHTHAGPGGYLQYVVYIVTSLGFVRQSFDALVDGIENSIIQAHENLRPGSVFINNGELLDAGVNRSPSAYLNNPSEERSKHKYDVDKEMTLLKFVDDQWGSVGSFNWFATHGTSMSRTNSLISGDNKGTAARLMEDWFEQNTAERSYSEEFISDEIPRRVSSIIENQDSHDELLELASFFESQPGRPATRISSSARRVRSALRKADMPGFVSAFCQTNCGDVSPNVLGAFCLDTGLPCDFNHSTCGGRNEMCYGRGPGYPDEFESTRIIGERQFKTALDLFSKASEQLQGKVDYRHIYVDFSQLNVTLLKKDGISEVVKTCPAAMGFAFAAGTTDGPGAFDFTQGDDKGNPFWRLVRNVLKKPDKKQSDCHYPKPVLLDTGEMKKPYDWAPSILSLQILRIGQLFILSVPGEFTTMAGRRLRDAVKTQLKSSGNKELSGEIHVVIAGLANGYSQYVTTFEEYQVQRYEGASTLYGPHTLSGYIQEFKKLSKSLVLDMPVEQGPQPPDLLDKQLSFLTPVMMDTTPDGDSFGDVISDVPKNLSLKRGNDQVTVVFRSACPRNDLLTEGTFALVERLEQKDKTWTPVYDDDDLCLRFKWSRPKKLSSRSHATVEWRIPESASPGVYRITHFGAAKKLFGSVHHFTGSSSAFVVT is encoded by the exons ATGAGAAACTTCACTATGATGATGGAGCTATCTTTAATTAGATTATGGAGCACGTGTTTGCTATTTCTGCTCACCAGCGGAGTAGTTTACTCTAACTCTGAATATCTGATTGGACTGGGAAGCTATGACATTACTGGCCCTGCTGCTGATGTTAATATGATGGGTTATGCTAACATGGAGCAAGTAGCATCTGGTATTCACTTCAGGCTCCGAGCTAGGACTTTCATTGTCTCTGAGCCTCAAGGGAACCGTGTTGTCTTTGTTAACCTTGACGCCTGTATGGCTTCACAAATTGTTAAACTTAAAGTCATCGAGAGACTCAAGGCAAG ATATGGGGACTTATATACAGAAAAGAATGTTGGCATCAGTGGTATTCACACCCATGCTGGTCCAGGGGGGTATCTTCAGTATGTGGTGTATATTGTTACATCTCTTGGATTTGTTCGTCAGTCATTTGATGCCCTTGTTGATGGAATTGAGAACAGTATCATACAAGCTCATGAAAATCTTCGTCCTGGATCAGTTTTCATCAATAATG GTGAACTCTTGGATGCTGGTGTTAACCGCAGTCCAAGTGCATATCTTAATAACCCTTCAGAAGAAAGAAGTAAACACAAGTATGATGTTGATAAAGAAATGACTCTCCTAAAGTTTGTGGATGATCAATGGGGTTCAGTAGGTAGTTTCAACTGGTTTGCTACCCATGGAACTTCCATGAGTCGTACAAACTCTTTGATCAGTGGGGACAACAAGGGCACTGCAGCACGACTTATGGAGGACTGGTTTGAACAGAACACTGCTGAAAGATCCTACTCGGAAGAATTTATTTCAGATGAGATACCTAGAAGAGTTTCAAGCATAATCGAGAATCAGGACAGCC ATGACGAGTTGCTAGAGCTTGCATCTTTCTTTGAGTCACAACCTGGTAGGCCTGCAACTAGAATTTCAAGTTCTGCAAGGCGGGTGAGGAGTGCTCTGAGGAAGGCGGACATGCCTGGTTTTGTTTCAGCTTTCTGTCAAACGAACTGTGGTGATGTTAGCCCAAATGTGCTTGGAGCCTTTTGCCTAGACACTGGTCTTCCTTGTGATTTCAATCACAGTACATGTGGTGGGAGAAATGAGATGTGCTATGGGCGTGGACCAGG CTATCCTGATGAATTTGAGAGTACACGTATAATTGGTGAGAGACAATTCAAGACGGCTTTGGATCTTTTCAGCAAAGCATCTGAACAGCTACAAGGGAAGGTTGATTACCGCCATATTTATGTTGACTTTTCACAGCTCAATGTGACACTTCTTAAAAAAGATGGGATTTCAGAAGTTGTAAAAACTTGTCCTGCGGCAATGGGATTCGCTTTTGCTGCCGGAACCACAGATGGACCAGGAGCATTTGATTTTACACAAGGAGATGATAAG GGGAACCCTTTCTGGAGATTGGTGAGAAACGTTCTTAAAAAACCGGACAAGAAACAAAGCGATTGTCATTACCCAAAACCAGTCTTGCTTGACACTGGAGAAATGAAAAAGCCATATGACTGGGCT CCGTCAATTCTTTCATTGCAAATTCTACGTATTGGACAACTTTTCATTCTCAGCGTTCCTGGAG AATTTACAACTATGGCTGGAAGGCGTCTCCGTGATGCAGTGAAGACACAGCTTAAAAGCAGTGGTAATAAAGAATTGAGTGGTGAGATTCACGTCGTGATAGCTGGATTGGCTAATGGTTACTCGCAGTATGTGACTACCTTTGAGGAGTACCAAGTGCAAAGATATGAG GGCGCATCTACACTGTATGGCCCACACACCCTCAGTGGCTACATTCAAGAGTTCAAAAAACTCTCCAAATCTCTCGTCCTTGATATGCCTGTTGAACAGGGTCCTCAACCGCCGGATCTCCTTGACAAGCAATTGAGCTTCCTCACACCAGTCATGATGGACACAACTCCTGACGGAGACAGTTTTGGGGATGTAATCTCGGATGTTCCCAAAAACCTGTCTTTGAAGAGGGGAAACGACCAGGTGACTGTTGTATTCCGGTCAGCTTGCCCTAGAAACGATCTACTGACAGAAG GGACGTTTGCTCTGGTGGAGAGACTAGAGCAGAAGGACAAGACTTGGACCCCAGTTTATGACGACGATGATCTATGTCTGAGGTTCAAGTGGTCAAGGCCTAAAAAGCTGAGCTCCCGGAGTCATGCCACTGTGGAATGGAGAATCCCAGAGTCTGCATCACCAGGGGTTTACAGGATCACCCATTTTGGTGCTGCAAAGAAGCTCTTCGGGTCAGTCCACCATTTCACAGGCTCTTCTAGTGCTTTCGTTGTAACATAA
- the LOC104754911 gene encoding tropinone reductase homolog At1g07440-like: MINQLCEFVLHLILFTFHLSSFIRRRAMSGAEQSHRWSLKAKTALVTGGTKGIGHAIVEELAGFGAVIHTCARDESQLNECLSKWKNKGIQVTGSVCDVSLRTERENLMQTVSSMFGGKLDIFINNVGAIRPKPTVDCTAEDFSFHISTNLESAYHLSQLAHPLLKTSGCGNIVFMSSVAGVVSLTFSSIYSATKGAMNQLARNLACEWASDGIRANAVAPAGIATHIVGAVYDDEFVKAFVSRKPLGRLGEPEEVASLVAFLCMPAASYITGQTICVDGGLTVNGFSYQPQG, translated from the exons ATGATCAATCAACTTTGTGAGTTTGTGCTCCACTTAATTCTCTTTACTTTTCATCTAAGCTCCTTTATACGTAGAAGAGCAATGTCTGGAGCAGAGCAAAGCCACAGATGGAGCCTTAAGGCCAAGACCGCTCTTGTAACCGGGGGAACCAAAGGGATCGG GCATGCTATAGTAGAGGAGCTTGCAGGATTCGGAGCAGTGATACATACTTGTGCCAGAGATGAATCTCAGCTTAATGAGTGTTTGAGCAAATGGAAAAATAAGGGTATTCAAGTCACTGGCTCAGTCTGTGACGTATCTttgagaacagagagagagaacttaaTGCAGACTGTGTCTTCAATGTTTGGTGGGAAGCTCGACATTTTC ATAAATAATGTTGGAGCGATTCGGCCAAAGCCGACGGTGGATTGTACAGCAGAGGATTTCTCGTTTCATATTTCGACAAACTTAGAATCTGCTTATCATCTGAGTCAGCTTGCACATCCTCTGCTTAAGACTTCAGGGTGTGGGAACATTGTGTTCATGTCTTCTGTTGCTGGAGTTGTATCGCTTACTTTTAGCTCCATCTACTCTGCAACAAAAG GAGCGATGAATCAGCTAGCAAGGAATCTGGCATGTGAATGGGCTAGTGACGGTATAAGGGCTAATGCTGTGGCTCCTGCAGGCATTGCGACTCATATAGTTGGAGCT GTGTATGATGATGAGTTCGTAAAGGCGTTTGTGTCTAGAAAGCCATTAGGGCGTTTGGGAGAGCCCGAAGAAGTAGCCTCGCTTGTGGCTTTTCTATGTATGCCTGCAGCTTCTTACATAACTGGTCAAACCATATGTGTAGATGGAGGTCTCACTGTCAATGGCTTCTCGTATCAGCCACAAGGTTAA
- the LOC104754902 gene encoding serine/arginine-rich splicing factor SR45a isoform X2 — protein MSYSRRSRYSPSVSPYDKHRGRSVSRSLSRSRSRSISSDAENPGNSLYVTGLSHRVTERDLEDHFSKEGKVTDVHLVLDPWTRESRGFGFISLETVGDANRCIRYLDHSVLLGRVIKVEKARRGRGRTPTPGKYLGLRTTRGRHRSPSYSHGRSVSCSRSRSRSYSSDRSRSFSPSYRLRERSPSYSPYYRRGRSYSRSRSPSPDDRYYRRRDRSYSPYYRRRERSRSRSRSYSPRYRARDRSYSPYWRGRDRSFSPYYRGRDRSYSPESRHYRRSVSSSVSPLRRSKSRSLSPKKRRKGSRSKSRRRDSQSSMSHSRSARSSTSRSVSP, from the exons aTGTCTTACTCAAGAAGGTCAAGATACTCTCCTTCAGTATCGCCTTATGACAAGCATCGTGGAAGGTCTGTCTCAAGGTCCTTGTCTAGAAGCCGGTCGAG gAGTATCTCAAGCGATGCTGAGAATCCTGGTAACAGTTTATATGTAACTGGATTGTCTCACCGGGTAACTGAAAGAGATCTCGAGGATCATTTCTCTAAAGAAGGAAAG GTAACTGATGTTCACCTTGTCCTGGACCCATGGACTAGAGAATCTCGCGGTTTTGGTTTTATCTCGTTGGAAACTGTTGGTGATGCCAACCGCTGCATCAGATATTTAGATCACTCTGTTCTCCTGGGCCGCGTCATTAAAGTTGAGAAG GCAAGACGTGGTAGAGGACGTACTCCAACTCCTGGAAAGTACTTGGGGCTGAGAACCACTCGAG GACGCCATAGGTCTCCTAGCTACTCTCACGGCAGGTCTGTTAGCTGCTCTCGTAGTCGAAGTCGAAGCTACTCATCTGATCGGAGCAGATCTTTTTCTCCAAGCTATCGGCTGAGAGAAAGATCACCTTCGTACTCACCTTACTATAGGCGAGGCAGATCTTACTCTCGTTCCAGATCTCCATCACCTGATGATCGCTACTACAGGAGACGCGACAGATCATACTCACCCTACTACAGGCGGAGGGAGAGGTCCAGGTCCAGGTCCAGGTCGTACTCGCCACGATACAGAGCACGTGACAGATCATACTCACCCTACTGGAGGGGAAGAGACCGGTCTTTTTCGCCTTACTACCGAGGGAGAGACAGGTCCTACTCACCTGAAAGTCGTCACTACAGAAG GTCAGTGTCGAGCAGCGTTAGCCCTCTGAGGAGAAGCAAATCACGGAGCTTATCCccgaagaagagaaggaaaggGAGCAG
- the LOC104754906 gene encoding 17.8 kDa class I heat shock protein, whose protein sequence is MSLIPSFFGNNRRNNSIFDPFSLDVWDPFKDLQLQFPSSSLSGETSAVVNARVDWRETPEAHVFKADLPGMKKEEVKVEIEDDSVLKISGERHVEKEEKQDTWHRVERSSGQFSRKFRLPENVKMDQVKANMENGVLTVTVPKVETQKKAPVKSIDISG, encoded by the coding sequence ATGTCGCTAATTCCAAGCTTTTTCGGCAACAACAGGCGAAACAACAGCATCTTCGATCCATTCTCACTCGACGTTTGGGATCCATTCAAGGACCTGCAATTGCAATtcccctcttcttctctctcgggAGAAACATCTGCGGTTGTGAACGCACGTGTGGACTGGAGAGAGACGCCCGAGGCGCACGTGTTCAAGGCGGACCTGCCTGGGATGAAGAAAGAGGAGGTTAAAGTTGAGATAGAGGACGACAGTGTGCTCAAGATCAGCGGAGAGAGACACgttgagaaagaggagaagcaGGACACGTGGCATCGCGTTGAGAGGTCTAGCGGACAATTCTCGAGGAAGTTTAGGCTGCCGGAGAATGTGAAGATGGATCAAGTCAAGGCCAACATGGAGAACGGTGTTCTGACTGTGACTGTGCCTAAGGTTGAGACTCAGAAGAAGGCACCAGTTAAGTCTATTGACATCTCTGGCTAA
- the LOC104754907 gene encoding ras-related protein RABA2b produces MANRIDHEYDYLFKIVLIGDSGVGKSNILSRFTRNEFCLESKSTIGVEFATRTLQVEGKTVKAQIWDTAGQERYRAITSAYYRGAVGALLVYDITKRQTFENVLRWLRELRDHADSNIVIMMAGNKSDLNHLRSVADEDGSSLAEKEGLSFLETSALEATNIEKAFQTILSEIYHIISKKALAAQEAAGNLPVPGQGTAINISDSSATNRKGCCST; encoded by the exons ATGGCGAATCGAATAGATCACGAGTACGATTACTTGTTTAAGATCGTCCTCATCGGCGATTCCGGTGTTGGTAAATCCAACATTCTCTCTAGATTCACCAGGAACGAGTTCTGTCTCGAATCCAAATCTACCATCGGCGTCGAATTCGCCACCCGTACTCTACAG GTTGAAGGGAAAACAGTCAAGGCTCAGATATGGGATACGGCAGGTCAAGAGCGATACAGAGCAATCACAAGTGCTTACTACAGGGGAGCCGTTGGAGCACTTCTTGTGTACGACATAACAAAGAGGCAAACCTTTGAGAATGTGCTGAGATGGTTACGTGAGCTAAGGGATCATGCTGATTCCAACATTGTTATCATGATGGCTGGAAACAAATCAGATCTGAATCACCTGAGATCTGTTGCTGACGAAGATGGAAGCTCTCTTGCTGAGAAGGAAGGTTTGTCGTTTCTCGAGACATCTGCTTTAGAAGCAACAAACATCGAGAAAGCGTTTCAGACCATTTTGTCTGAGATTTATCATATCATAAGCAAGAAAGCCTTGGCTGCACAAGAAGCTGCAGGTAACCTTCCTGTTCCGGGACAAGGAACTGCGATCAATATATCAGATTCATCTGCTACTAACAGAAAAGGTTGCTGTTCTACCTAG
- the LOC104754912 gene encoding tropinone reductase homolog At1g07440 → MIIQLYVCSTCSLLHSELFRRRRRAMSGAEQSHRWSLKGKTALVTGGTKGIGHAVIEELAGFGAVIHTCARDESQLNECLTKWQKKGFQVTGSVCDASVRTERESLMQTVSSMFGGKLDILINNVGAIRSKPTLDYTADDFSFHISTNLESAYHLSQLAHPLLKTSGCGNIVFMSSIAGVVSLSVGSIYSATKGAMNQLARNLACEWASDGIRVNALAPAVITTPLAAAVYDDEFKKVVVSRKPLGRFGEPEEVASVVAFLCMPAASYITGQTICVDGGLSVNGFSYQPQG, encoded by the exons ATGATCATTCAACTTTATGTTTGCTCcacttgttctcttcttcattctgAGCTCTTCAGGCGCCGTAGGAGAGCAATGTCTGGAGCAGAGCAAAGCCACAGATGGAGCCTTAAGGGCAAGACCGCACTTGTAACCGGTGGAACCAAAGGAATTGG GCATGCTGTAATAGAGGAACTTGCAGGATTTGGAGCAGTGATACATACCTGTGCCAGAGATGAATCTCAACTTAATGAGTGTTTAACAAAATGGCAAAAGAAGGGTTTCCAAGTCACTGGTTCAGTCTGTGACGCATCTgtgagaacagagagagagagcctaaTGCAGACTGTGTCTTCAATGTTTGGTGGCAAGCTCGATATTCTC ATAAACAATGTGGGAGCAATTCGGTCAAAGCCTACGTTGGATTATACAGCAGATGATTTCTCATTTCATATTTCGACCAACTTAGAATCTGCTTATCATTTGAGCCAGCTTGCACATCCTCTGCTTAAGACTTCAGGATGTGGGAACATTGTGTTCATGTCTTCTATTGCTGGAGTTGTATCGCTTTCTGTTGGCTCCATCTACTCTGCAACAAAAG GGGCGATGAATCAGCTAGCAAGGAATCTGGCATGCGAGTGGGCTAGTGACGGCATTAGGGTTAATGCTTTGGCTCCTGCAGTTATTACAACTCCTCTAGCTGCAGCT GTGTATGATGATGAGTTCAAGAAGGTGGTAGTATCTAGAAAGCCATTGGGGCGTTTCGGAGAGCCCGAAGAAGTAGCTTCCGTCGTGGCTTTTCTATGTATGCCTGCAGCTTCATATATAACTGGTCAGACCATCTGTGTAGATGGAGGTCTCTCTGTCAATGGCTTCTCGTACCAGCCACAAGGTTAA
- the LOC104754903 gene encoding zinc finger CCCH domain-containing protein 4: MAHRILRDHEADGWERSDFPIICESCLGDNPYVRMTKANYDKECKICTRPFTVFRWRPGRDARYKKTEICQTCCKLKNVCQVCLLDLEYGLPVQVRDTALNISTHDSIPKSDVNREYFAEEHDRKTRAGLDYESSFGKMRPNDTILKLQRTTPYYKRNRAHVCSFFIRGECTRGAECPYRHEMPETGELSQQNIKDRYYGVNDPVAMKLLGKAGEMGTLESPDDESIKTLYVGGLNSRILEQDIRDQFYAYGEIESIRILADKACAFVTYTSREGAEKAAQELANRLVVNGQRLKLTWGRPRPEQDGSNQQGSVAHSGLLPRAVISQQHNQPPPMQQYYMHPPQANQDKPYYPSMDPQRMGAVISNQEAGGSSTTDNSGASSSSYMMPPHQSYPPAPYGYMPPPYQQQYSPNHHHHPGPMQHYAPPPAAYPYPEQPGPGSRPAPSPAAVSAPSPDSAPAGSAGAPAGSSQQPPAAASTATGSSE, from the exons atggcTCACAGGATACTGAGAGATCATGAAGCCGATGGATGGGAGCGCTCCGATTTCCCAATCATCTGCGAATCTTGTCTCGGTGACAACCCCTACGTGCGAATG ACTAAAGCGAATTACGATAAGGAATGCAAGATATGTACGCGACCTTTCACGGTGTTTAGGTGGAGACCTGGCCGTGATGCTAGATACAAGAAGACTGAAATTTGTCAGACTTGTTGCAAGCTGAAAAATGTGTGCCAAGTTTGTCTTCTGGATCTTGAGTATGGTCTTCCAGTTCAGGTCAGGGACACAGCACTCAACATTAGTACTCATGACTCTATCCCTAAAAGTGATGTCAACAGAGAGTACTTTGCTGAAGAGCACGACAGGAAG aCTAGAGCTGGACTGGATTATGAATCCTCATTCGGGAAGATGCGGCCTAATGATACTATTTTAAAGCTTCAAAGAACAACGCCGTACTATAAAAGGAATAGAGCACATGTTTGTAGTTTCTTCATCAGGGGTGAGTGTACAAGAGGTGCCGAGTGTCCATACCGGCATGAGATGCCAGAAACAGGAGAGCTATCCCAGCAAAACATTAAAGACCGTTATTATGG TGTTAATGATCCAGTTGCTATGAAGTTACTTGGAAAAGCCGGTGAGATGGGCACTTTGGAATCACCAGATGATGAAAGCATCAAAACGCTTTACGTCGGTGGACTGAACTCAAGAATCCTGGAGCAAGACATACGGGACCAATTCTACGCCTATGGTGAAATCGAATCTATCAGAATCTTGGCTGACAAAGCCTGTGCATTTGTCACATACACATCCCGTGAAGGTGCAGAGAAGGCTGCACAAGAGCTCGCCAACAGGCTAGTCGTCAACGGTCAGAGGCTAAAACTCACATGGGGAAGACCCAGACCTGAGCAAGATGGTTCCAACCAACAGGGCAGTGTGGCTCATAGTGGTTTACTACCTCGAGCAGTTATATCTCAGCAGCACAATCAGCCCCCACCAATGCAGCAGTACTATATGCACCCACCACAAGCTAACCAAGACAAACCTTACTACCCATCAATGGACCCACAGAGAATGGGTGCAGTCATTTCAAATCAAGAGGCTGGTGGTTCAAGCACCACTGACAACAGCggagcttcatcttcttcttacatGATGCCTCCACACCAGTCATACCCACCAGCACCATATGGATATATGCCACCGCCTTACCAGCAGCAGTATTCTCctaaccatcatcatcaccctGGTCCTATGCAGCACTATGCCCCGCCTCCAGCAGCTTACCCGTACCCAGAGCAACCTGGTCCTGGATCAAGACCTGCACCATCTCCAGCCGCGGTCTCTGCTCCATCACCTGATTCTGCACCTGCTGGGTCTGCAGGAGCACCTGCAGGATCCTCCCAACAACCTCCTGCTGCTGCTTCTACTGCAACTGGTTCGTCTGaatag
- the LOC104754908 gene encoding methylsterol monooxygenase 2-2: MASLIESGWQYLVTHFSDFQLACIGSFLLHESVFFLSGLPFICLERAGFLSQYKIQTKNNTPAAQGKCITRLLLYHFCVNLPLMIASYPVFRAMGMRSSFPLPSWKEVSAQIFFYFIIEDFVFYWGHRILHSKWLYKNVHSVHHEYATPFGLTSEYAHPAEILFLGFATIIGPALTGPHLITLWLWMVLRVLETVEAHCGYHFPWSLSNFLPLYGGSDFHDYHHRLLYTKSGNYSSTFVYMDWIFGTDKGYRRLKTLKENGDVKQK; the protein is encoded by the exons ATGGCTTCCCTCATCGAATCTGGTTGGCAG TACCTTGTGACACATTTTAGCGACTTCCAACTGGCGTGCATTGGGAGTTTTCTCCTCCATGAAAGTGTCTTTTTCTTATCTGGTCTCCCTTTCATTTGTCTTGAAAGGGCTGGCTTTCTCAGCCaatacaaaattcag ACAAAAAATAACACACCTGCAGCCCAAGGAAAATGTATTACACGCCTGCTGCTTTATCATTTCTGTGTAAACTTGCCCCTGATGATAGCCTCTTACCCTGTCTTCAGAGCCATGGGAATGCGAAGCAGTTTTCCTCTGCCGTCCTG GAAAGAAGTGTCTGCCCAGATATTCTTCTACTTCATCATTGAGGATTTTGTCTTTTATTGGGGTCATCGGATCTTGCATTCAAAATGGCTGTACAAGAATGTCCACAGTGTGCATCATGA ATATGCCACACCGTTTGGTTTGACATCAGAATATGCTCACCCTGCTGAGATTCTATTCCTGGGTTTTGCTACCATAATCGGTCCAGCTCTCACCGGTCCCCACCTGATTACTCTCTGGTTATGGATGGTGTTGAGAGTGCTTGAGACTGTTGAGGCACATTGCGGTTATCATTTCCCATGGAGCCTCTCCAATTTTCTTCCTCTGTATGGAGG CTCTGACTTCCATGACTACCATCACCGACTGCTCTACACTAAGTCTGGCAACTACTCTTCAACATTTGTGTATATGGACTG GATCTTTGGTACTGACAAGGGATACAGAAGACTGAAGACCCTTAAAGAAAATGGTGACGTGAAACAAAAGTGA
- the LOC104754902 gene encoding serine/arginine-rich splicing factor SR45a isoform X1 → MSYSRRSRYSPSVSPYDKHRGRSVSRSLSRSRSRSISSDAENPGNSLYVTGLSHRVTERDLEDHFSKEGKVTDVHLVLDPWTRESRGFGFISLETVGDANRCIRYLDHSVLLGRVIKVEKARRGRGRTPTPGKYLGLRTTRGRHRSPSYSHGRSVSCSRSRSRSYSSDRSRSFSPSYRLRERSPSYSPYYRRGRSYSRSRSPSPDDRYYRRRDRSYSPYYRRRERSRSRSRSYSPRYRARDRSYSPYWRGRDRSFSPYYRGRDRSYSPESRHYRRYRSVSSSVSPLRRSKSRSLSPKKRRKGSRSKSRRRDSQSSMSHSRSARSSTSRSVSP, encoded by the exons aTGTCTTACTCAAGAAGGTCAAGATACTCTCCTTCAGTATCGCCTTATGACAAGCATCGTGGAAGGTCTGTCTCAAGGTCCTTGTCTAGAAGCCGGTCGAG gAGTATCTCAAGCGATGCTGAGAATCCTGGTAACAGTTTATATGTAACTGGATTGTCTCACCGGGTAACTGAAAGAGATCTCGAGGATCATTTCTCTAAAGAAGGAAAG GTAACTGATGTTCACCTTGTCCTGGACCCATGGACTAGAGAATCTCGCGGTTTTGGTTTTATCTCGTTGGAAACTGTTGGTGATGCCAACCGCTGCATCAGATATTTAGATCACTCTGTTCTCCTGGGCCGCGTCATTAAAGTTGAGAAG GCAAGACGTGGTAGAGGACGTACTCCAACTCCTGGAAAGTACTTGGGGCTGAGAACCACTCGAG GACGCCATAGGTCTCCTAGCTACTCTCACGGCAGGTCTGTTAGCTGCTCTCGTAGTCGAAGTCGAAGCTACTCATCTGATCGGAGCAGATCTTTTTCTCCAAGCTATCGGCTGAGAGAAAGATCACCTTCGTACTCACCTTACTATAGGCGAGGCAGATCTTACTCTCGTTCCAGATCTCCATCACCTGATGATCGCTACTACAGGAGACGCGACAGATCATACTCACCCTACTACAGGCGGAGGGAGAGGTCCAGGTCCAGGTCCAGGTCGTACTCGCCACGATACAGAGCACGTGACAGATCATACTCACCCTACTGGAGGGGAAGAGACCGGTCTTTTTCGCCTTACTACCGAGGGAGAGACAGGTCCTACTCACCTGAAAGTCGTCACTACAGAAG GTACAGGTCAGTGTCGAGCAGCGTTAGCCCTCTGAGGAGAAGCAAATCACGGAGCTTATCCccgaagaagagaaggaaaggGAGCAG
- the LOC104754904 gene encoding proliferating cellular nuclear antigen 1 gives MLELRLVQGSLLKKVLESIKDLVNDANFDCSTTGFSLQAMDSSHVALVSLLLRSEGFEHYRCDRNLSMGMNLGNMSKMLKCAGNDDIITIKADDGGDTVTFMFESPTQDKIADFEMKLMDIDSEHLGIPEAEYHSIVRMPSSEFSRICKDLSSIGDTVVISVTKEGVKFSTAGDIGTANIVLRQNTTVDKPEDAIVIEMNEPVSLSFALRYMNSFTKATPLSDTVTISLSSELPVVVEYKVAEMGYIRYYLAPKIEEEEDTNA, from the exons ATGTTGGAGCTACGACTTGTTCAGGGCTCACTGTTGAAGAAGGTTCTGGAATCGATCAAGGATCTGGTGAACGATGCCAACTTCGACTGCTCCACCACTGGTTTCTCGCTCCAAGCTATGGATTCGAGCCACGTCGCGCTCGTGTCTCTCTTGCTGAGATCTGAAGGCTTCGAGCACTACAGGTGCGACAGGAATCTCTCCATGGGGATGAACCTCGGCAACATGTCGAAGATGCTCAAATGTGCTGGAAATGATGATATCATCACTATCAAGGCTGATGACGGCGGCGACACTGTCACCTTCATGTTCGAGAGCCCTA CGCAAGACAAGATTGCAGATTTTGAGATGAAGCTGATGGATATTGACAGTGAACATCTCGGAATCCCTGAGGCCGAGTACCACTCAATTGTGAGGATGCCGTCGAGTGAGTTTTCCAGGATTTGCAAAGATCTCAGTAGCATTGGTGATACAG TTGTGATCTCTGTGACTAAAGAAGGGGTTAAGTTTTCCACTGCTGGTGACATTGGAACCGCTAACATTGTGCTCAGGCAGAACACAACTGTTGACAAG CCAGAAGATGCCATTGTGATAGAGATGAACGAGCCAGTGTCGCTCTCATTTGCCCTGAGGTACATGAACTCCTTCACAAAGGCAACTCCATTGTCGGACACAGTGACAATCAGCTTATCGTCTGAGTTGCCAGTTGTTGTGGAGTATAAGGTTGCTGAGATGGGTTACATTCGTTACTACTTGGCTCctaagattgaagaagaagaagacactaaTGCCTAA